The following coding sequences are from one Paenarthrobacter ureafaciens window:
- the purB gene encoding adenylosuccinate lyase has protein sequence MAESPRVSLASEPLALGALDGRYRAAVAPLVDYLSEAALNRDRVHVEVEWLIHLTSQSVLPGAGPLSDEQVGKLRAIVTGFNAASVNELAEIEAVTVHDVKAVEYYIGRRLPEIGIENLTAMVHFGCTSEDINNLSYAVGIKGAVEDVWLPNAKALVEQIQAMAEANREVPMLSRTHGQPATPTTLGKELAVIAHRLNRQLERIAKTHYLGKINGATGTYAAHVASVPGADWEAVAKSFVEGLGLTWNPLTTQIESHDWQAELYADIARFNRILHNVCTDIWSYISIGYFRQIPVAGATGSSTMPHKVNPIRFENAEANLEISNGLLDTLGATLVTSRWQRDLTDSSSQRNIGVAFGHSLLAISNVAKGLKALDVAEDVLAADLDTNWEVLGEAIQMVMRAEAIAGVEGMENPYERLKDLTRGQRVDAARMQEFVQGLGLSPEAEARLLALTPGKYTGIANKLVDHLK, from the coding sequence ATGGCTGAATCCCCCCGCGTGTCCCTCGCTTCCGAACCCCTCGCCCTTGGTGCCCTTGATGGCCGCTACCGTGCCGCCGTCGCGCCCCTCGTCGATTACCTGTCCGAGGCGGCCCTGAACCGCGACCGCGTTCACGTCGAAGTTGAGTGGCTCATCCACCTCACCAGCCAGTCGGTACTCCCCGGCGCCGGACCCCTCTCCGACGAGCAGGTAGGCAAGCTCCGGGCCATCGTCACCGGTTTCAATGCCGCATCCGTCAACGAGCTGGCAGAGATCGAAGCCGTCACCGTGCACGACGTCAAGGCGGTCGAGTACTACATTGGCCGGCGCCTTCCCGAAATCGGGATTGAAAACCTTACCGCGATGGTGCACTTCGGTTGCACGTCCGAGGACATCAACAACCTCTCCTACGCTGTAGGCATCAAGGGTGCCGTGGAGGACGTCTGGCTTCCCAATGCCAAGGCTCTGGTGGAGCAGATCCAAGCCATGGCGGAAGCGAACCGTGAGGTTCCCATGCTGTCCCGCACGCATGGCCAGCCTGCCACGCCGACCACCCTCGGCAAGGAACTGGCCGTCATAGCGCACCGCCTGAACCGCCAGCTTGAGCGGATCGCCAAGACCCACTACCTGGGCAAGATCAACGGCGCCACGGGCACGTACGCTGCGCACGTCGCCTCCGTGCCCGGTGCTGACTGGGAAGCAGTCGCGAAGTCGTTCGTGGAGGGCTTGGGACTCACCTGGAACCCCTTGACCACGCAGATCGAAAGCCACGACTGGCAGGCCGAACTCTACGCGGATATTGCACGCTTCAACCGCATTCTCCACAACGTCTGCACGGACATCTGGAGCTACATCTCCATCGGATACTTCCGTCAGATTCCGGTTGCGGGAGCCACCGGTTCTTCAACGATGCCGCACAAGGTCAACCCGATCCGCTTCGAAAACGCAGAAGCCAACTTGGAGATCTCCAACGGCCTCCTTGACACCCTCGGGGCCACCTTGGTGACTTCCCGCTGGCAGCGCGACCTAACCGATTCCTCCTCGCAGCGCAACATCGGCGTCGCTTTCGGCCACTCCCTGCTCGCCATTTCCAACGTAGCCAAGGGCTTGAAGGCGCTTGACGTGGCAGAGGATGTGCTCGCTGCAGACCTGGACACAAACTGGGAAGTCCTGGGCGAAGCGATCCAAATGGTGATGCGAGCAGAAGCCATCGCCGGCGTTGAAGGCATGGAGAACCCGTACGAGCGTCTCAAGGACCTCACCCGCGGCCAGCGCGTGGATGCGGCGCGGATGCAGGAATTTGTTCAGGGCCTGGGGCTCTCTCCCGAGGCCGAAGCCCGTTTGCTGGCTCTCACTCCGGGCAAGTACACGGGTATCGCCAACAAGCTGGTGGATCACCTGAAGTAA
- a CDS encoding histidine phosphatase family protein gives MKLLLIRHGQTPGNVAGRLDTAFPGPGLTELGERQAAALPQALKDESLEGLYVSTLQRTQRTAGELARNTGLDPEMLDGVHEIEAGALETNTDHESHLRYMGTVFAWSGGDLDLRMPGAYTGHDFFARFDASVEKVLANGHSTAAIVSHGAAIRCWAARRAVDIDTNFAERHPLPNTGIVALEGDLKTGWRVLHWDQMPVGGQALADRTAEDPTGEAH, from the coding sequence ATGAAGCTCCTGTTGATCAGGCACGGACAAACCCCAGGCAACGTGGCAGGCCGGCTGGATACTGCGTTCCCGGGACCAGGGCTGACTGAACTCGGTGAACGGCAGGCCGCCGCGCTTCCCCAGGCCCTCAAGGACGAGTCCCTCGAGGGGCTGTACGTTTCCACCCTCCAGCGGACACAGCGCACGGCAGGAGAACTTGCCAGGAACACCGGGCTGGACCCGGAGATGCTGGATGGCGTGCATGAAATCGAAGCCGGCGCCTTGGAAACGAACACGGACCATGAGTCCCACCTGCGGTACATGGGTACGGTCTTTGCCTGGTCCGGCGGTGATCTGGACCTTCGGATGCCCGGCGCCTACACCGGGCACGACTTCTTTGCCCGGTTCGACGCTTCGGTCGAAAAAGTGCTGGCCAACGGACACTCGACGGCGGCAATCGTCAGTCACGGCGCCGCGATCCGTTGCTGGGCCGCTCGCAGGGCCGTGGACATCGACACCAATTTCGCTGAGAGGCATCCCCTGCCCAATACAGGGATCGTTGCGCTCGAAGGCGACCTGAAGACCGGCTGGCGCGTCCTCCACTGGGATCAAATGCCGGTGGGCGGACAGGCTCTCGCGGACAGGACCGCCGAGGACCCCACGGGCGAGGCACACTAA
- a CDS encoding biotin-dependent carboxyltransferase family protein has protein sequence MSGEILIQQPGNSVVTDLGRTRGPRYGLPVNGALDQYSARAANILAGNLDNAPLIEITALDFRMRATTDLLIAVTGAPLTLTVGGRPASQWEPVSVLAGESVSIRGIHRGLRAYMAIHGSVEAETLLGSAAPDTVVGFGLQLKEGSSLAALQSVRPIRQPYFDLPLFRLGLEKPGMGSDLAVDVTDGPDVAEFGESGELLFSSEYTVSGRSNHIGLRLGGELPERTSNSEVLSRGVPVGAVEVPSQEELLVLHRGRGVTAGYPVLAVVTSTGLDVLAQARPGDKVRFRKTTVAEATAAHRRSRAQLETLRESVNTVFGLLGIGCRPQWQDLPVAACS, from the coding sequence ATGAGCGGTGAGATTCTCATCCAGCAACCGGGCAATTCCGTTGTCACGGACCTCGGCCGGACACGCGGTCCCCGCTATGGCCTGCCGGTCAACGGCGCTTTGGACCAGTACTCGGCCCGTGCTGCCAACATTCTGGCCGGAAACCTTGATAACGCGCCGTTGATCGAGATCACCGCATTGGACTTCCGCATGAGGGCCACCACGGATCTGTTGATCGCCGTCACGGGCGCGCCCCTGACACTGACCGTCGGCGGCCGACCCGCGAGCCAATGGGAACCCGTTTCGGTCCTCGCCGGCGAATCGGTTTCCATCCGCGGAATCCATCGGGGCCTCCGGGCGTACATGGCGATCCACGGCTCGGTCGAGGCGGAAACCCTGCTCGGGAGCGCGGCACCGGATACCGTGGTCGGTTTCGGCCTGCAGTTGAAAGAGGGGAGCAGCCTGGCTGCCCTGCAGAGCGTACGCCCCATCCGCCAGCCCTACTTCGACCTTCCCCTCTTCAGGTTGGGTCTTGAAAAGCCCGGCATGGGGTCAGACTTGGCGGTCGACGTGACCGACGGGCCGGACGTTGCCGAGTTCGGTGAATCCGGCGAACTGCTCTTCTCCTCCGAGTACACCGTCAGCGGACGCAGCAACCACATCGGCCTGCGGCTTGGCGGGGAACTTCCCGAAAGAACCTCCAACAGCGAGGTGCTTTCCCGCGGTGTGCCGGTTGGCGCCGTCGAGGTTCCTTCACAGGAGGAACTGCTGGTCCTGCACCGGGGGCGCGGCGTGACCGCCGGGTACCCAGTGCTCGCCGTGGTCACCAGCACCGGACTGGATGTCCTGGCCCAGGCGCGTCCGGGGGACAAGGTCCGCTTCCGGAAAACCACAGTGGCGGAGGCAACTGCCGCCCATCGACGCTCGCGGGCACAGCTGGAAACCCTCCGCGAATCCGTCAACACCGTCTTCGGACTCCTTGGCATCGGATGCCGTCCCCAGTGGCAGGACCTACCAGTTGCGGCATGCAGCTAA
- a CDS encoding acyl-CoA thioesterase yields the protein MEKADITFRTRKWVRPEDLNANGTLFGGSLLKWIDEEAAIYAILQLGNGRAVTKYISEINFVSSAVQGDLIEMGLTAKRFGRTSLTMRAEVRNMITRQSILTIEEIVFVNLGPDGRPQPHGYTEITYDRDRIPTHHLTKTLEED from the coding sequence ATGGAAAAAGCAGACATCACCTTCCGGACCCGCAAATGGGTTCGGCCCGAGGACCTCAACGCCAATGGCACGCTCTTTGGTGGCAGCCTGCTGAAGTGGATCGACGAAGAGGCCGCGATCTACGCCATTCTCCAGCTGGGCAATGGCCGGGCGGTCACCAAGTACATCTCGGAAATCAACTTTGTAAGTTCAGCTGTCCAGGGTGACCTGATCGAAATGGGCCTGACCGCCAAACGCTTCGGCCGGACCTCGCTGACCATGCGTGCTGAAGTGCGCAACATGATCACCCGCCAGAGCATCCTCACGATTGAGGAAATTGTCTTCGTCAACCTGGGACCGGACGGCCGCCCGCAGCCCCACGGCTACACCGAGATCACGTATGACCGCGACCGTATTCCCACCCACCACCTGACCAAGACCCTCGAAGAGGACTGA
- a CDS encoding 5-oxoprolinase subunit B family protein, with protein sequence MPVLTVAPTEIYESGDSALRVVAISGTSDDNWLTVHRLADWLEDCGAEGLRAAVPTYDSVLVEFDPVMVTAGQMRAFVRLGLGELARAAGSTAAPREFDVPVVYGGEFGPDLEKVAEHQGISTEDVIRLHIEKTYTIRCLGAPAGSPMMDGPAFPKPVPRLKDPRLSVPAGAVSVAGRQAVIAPAVAPGGWCVIGQTPLSVLNIRREPMVPYTPGDVLRFRRIGIEEFSLLAGQELQPLAREAQP encoded by the coding sequence ATGCCGGTACTGACGGTGGCTCCCACGGAGATCTACGAATCAGGGGACTCCGCGCTCCGTGTAGTGGCGATTTCCGGAACCAGCGACGACAACTGGCTGACCGTCCACCGCCTCGCTGACTGGCTGGAAGACTGCGGAGCGGAAGGGCTGCGTGCCGCCGTGCCCACCTATGATTCCGTCCTGGTGGAGTTCGATCCCGTGATGGTAACAGCTGGCCAGATGCGCGCCTTCGTCAGGCTCGGCCTGGGTGAACTGGCACGCGCTGCCGGGTCCACTGCGGCCCCGCGGGAATTCGATGTTCCCGTGGTTTACGGCGGTGAGTTCGGCCCGGACCTGGAGAAGGTTGCCGAGCATCAGGGCATCTCCACGGAGGACGTCATCCGGCTCCACATCGAAAAGACCTACACCATCCGCTGCTTGGGAGCGCCCGCAGGTTCCCCCATGATGGACGGTCCGGCTTTCCCTAAGCCGGTTCCCCGTTTGAAGGATCCCCGGCTGAGCGTACCTGCAGGCGCTGTCTCAGTTGCCGGCCGTCAAGCGGTCATCGCTCCAGCGGTCGCCCCTGGCGGCTGGTGCGTCATCGGCCAAACTCCTCTGTCAGTCCTCAACATCCGCCGTGAGCCCATGGTTCCCTACACCCCTGGCGACGTCTTGCGCTTTCGCCGCATCGGCATCGAGGAGTTTTCCCTCCTTGCCGGCCAGGAACTGCAACCGCTGGCACGGGAGGCACAGCCATGA
- a CDS encoding MFS transporter, with translation MTASTNAAPGQRERLTSRQTRKVVTAGCVGIFVELYDNGIFAFMAGTLALVFLAPGNPDNALLFVFAGYAVSFFVRPLGAIVCGYLGDRIGRQKLLVFVIMLISVATAGIGLLPPYAAIGIAAPILLVLLRLVQGFSVGGEAAGAMTFLAEHAPEGKRGVITSYAQIASFAALLTGTLVAYAMSPWLTQAAIDGGGFGSFAWRIPFLVAIPMGIIGWYIRKAINDTPNFEKLKEEGGLSKNPLKEALASPVHRRAMLLALFIPLMNGSGYYVLFSYMPTFLKGKQLNFTIGEALLVTACSLVVICIAIPFMGALSDRLGRKKVIAGSAIGMAVLGIPSYALIATGEMGLAILGACIMAVIFAGHTAVIHILLVELFPTRVRYSAYGVGYNISSALFGGTAPLLMTWLISSTNNIYMPAFYAVVTALGTLIAVSTVKDRAHEPLRDA, from the coding sequence ATGACCGCAAGCACCAATGCTGCCCCCGGGCAGCGTGAGCGGCTCACCAGCCGCCAAACCCGCAAGGTTGTCACCGCAGGCTGTGTTGGCATCTTCGTGGAACTGTACGACAACGGCATTTTCGCCTTCATGGCGGGAACACTGGCCCTGGTATTCCTCGCCCCCGGAAACCCGGACAATGCGCTGTTGTTCGTGTTCGCCGGCTACGCCGTGTCCTTCTTCGTCCGGCCGCTCGGCGCGATTGTTTGCGGCTACCTCGGGGACAGGATCGGCAGGCAAAAGCTGCTTGTCTTCGTGATCATGCTGATCAGCGTGGCCACGGCCGGTATTGGTTTGCTGCCGCCGTATGCAGCGATCGGCATCGCTGCGCCCATCTTGTTGGTGCTGTTGCGCCTGGTGCAGGGCTTCTCCGTGGGCGGCGAAGCTGCCGGCGCCATGACCTTCCTCGCTGAGCACGCTCCTGAAGGCAAGCGCGGCGTCATCACGTCATACGCCCAGATCGCCTCATTCGCCGCACTCCTCACCGGCACCCTGGTTGCCTACGCAATGTCGCCGTGGCTTACCCAGGCAGCCATCGACGGCGGCGGCTTTGGTTCCTTCGCGTGGCGAATCCCCTTCCTTGTCGCCATCCCCATGGGCATCATCGGCTGGTACATCCGCAAGGCCATCAACGACACCCCCAACTTCGAGAAGCTCAAGGAAGAGGGCGGTCTGTCCAAGAACCCCCTCAAGGAAGCCCTCGCCAGCCCGGTCCACCGCCGCGCCATGCTGTTGGCCCTCTTCATTCCGCTGATGAACGGCTCCGGCTACTACGTCCTCTTCTCCTACATGCCCACGTTCCTGAAGGGTAAGCAGTTGAACTTCACCATCGGCGAGGCTCTGCTCGTCACGGCCTGCAGCCTGGTGGTCATCTGCATCGCGATTCCGTTCATGGGTGCCCTGTCCGACAGGCTCGGCCGCAAGAAGGTCATCGCGGGCTCGGCAATCGGCATGGCAGTGCTGGGCATCCCGTCCTACGCACTGATCGCCACCGGTGAGATGGGCCTGGCCATCCTCGGTGCCTGCATTATGGCCGTCATCTTTGCCGGGCACACCGCAGTCATCCATATCCTGCTGGTCGAACTGTTCCCCACCCGGGTCCGCTACTCCGCCTACGGCGTGGGTTACAACATTTCCTCGGCACTGTTCGGCGGCACCGCACCGCTGCTGATGACGTGGCTGATCAGCAGCACGAACAACATCTACATGCCGGCCTTCTACGCAGTGGTCACGGCCTTGGGCACGCTCATCGCCGTCAGCACGGTCAAGGACCGCGCCCACGAACCCCTGCGCGACGCCTAG
- a CDS encoding GNAT family N-acetyltransferase — MQTNPRLNIRQVAWSNPVGADLRAAQQAELDARFGSTDHEPGPPPSEADTAVFVVAYEKCSGQPLGCGGLRMLDDTTAEIKRLYVVPYARGSRVASSILAALEAQAHSRGFSVITAEAGSAQSDGRSFYASSGFEEIPNFGPYVGAEESHCYSKRIDSHSASHTAMA; from the coding sequence ATGCAGACTAATCCCCGGCTCAACATCCGGCAGGTTGCCTGGTCGAACCCCGTTGGCGCCGACCTTCGGGCAGCACAGCAAGCAGAATTGGATGCGCGTTTCGGAAGCACGGACCACGAGCCCGGCCCTCCGCCGTCGGAAGCCGACACCGCAGTGTTCGTGGTGGCGTACGAGAAATGTTCCGGCCAGCCCCTCGGCTGCGGTGGACTCAGGATGCTGGATGACACCACGGCCGAAATCAAGCGGCTGTATGTAGTCCCGTACGCCCGGGGATCGAGGGTTGCCAGCTCCATCCTGGCTGCATTGGAAGCGCAGGCACACTCGAGGGGATTCAGCGTCATCACGGCCGAAGCCGGTTCTGCCCAGTCGGATGGGCGAAGTTTCTATGCAAGTTCCGGTTTTGAAGAGATCCCCAACTTCGGCCCCTATGTCGGCGCGGAGGAGTCGCACTGCTATTCCAAACGGATCGACTCCCACAGCGCCTCCCACACGGCCATGGCTTGA
- a CDS encoding SDR family oxidoreductase — translation MSFSDYTTALVTGASTGMGAAIAERLAKRGLTVHAVARNEARLTELADRTGAVPHVLDLTDTAALTDVVSGLNVDVLVNCAGVSRPGNILDSSEQDIDELVDVNLRGLLQLTRLVLPGMVERDLGHVINISSIAGVYNFYGHTVYHATKAAVHQISRQLRNDTVGKRIRVTEICPGRVETEIFGRNMGGTPEAMEEAWKTYYEGYESLTTDDIVNALDYAIETPRHVNVGMLELMPTFQVPGGLTFDRR, via the coding sequence ATGTCCTTTTCTGACTACACCACCGCCCTTGTCACCGGCGCTTCCACCGGCATGGGTGCGGCGATCGCCGAGCGCCTGGCCAAGCGCGGCCTGACGGTCCACGCGGTTGCCCGCAACGAAGCCCGCCTGACTGAACTGGCCGACCGCACCGGAGCCGTCCCGCACGTGCTGGACCTGACCGACACGGCCGCGCTCACCGACGTTGTCAGCGGCCTCAACGTGGATGTCCTGGTCAACTGCGCCGGGGTGTCCCGCCCGGGTAACATCCTGGACTCATCTGAGCAGGACATTGACGAACTGGTGGACGTGAACCTGCGAGGACTGCTCCAGCTCACGCGACTTGTGCTGCCGGGCATGGTGGAACGCGACCTCGGCCACGTGATCAACATCAGCTCGATCGCCGGCGTGTACAACTTCTACGGCCACACGGTCTACCACGCCACCAAAGCCGCGGTGCACCAGATCTCCCGCCAGCTCCGCAACGACACCGTGGGCAAGCGCATCCGCGTCACCGAGATCTGCCCCGGCCGGGTGGAAACCGAGATCTTCGGCCGGAACATGGGCGGCACTCCCGAGGCCATGGAAGAAGCCTGGAAGACCTACTACGAAGGCTATGAATCGCTCACCACGGACGACATCGTGAACGCACTGGACTACGCCATCGAGACTCCGCGCCACGTCAACGTCGGCATGCTCGAACTCATGCCAACCTTCCAGGTTCCCGGCGGCCTTACCTTCGATCGGCGCTGA